A single window of Culicoides brevitarsis isolate CSIRO-B50_1 chromosome 3, AGI_CSIRO_Cbre_v1, whole genome shotgun sequence DNA harbors:
- the LOC134834382 gene encoding coatomer subunit beta, translating into MTSITEQPCYTILNVQDSEPYNELQIKQNLEKGEVNVKIDTLKRVIQLMLNGEKLPGLLMTIIRFVLPLQNHTIKKLLLVYWEIVPKTSADGKLLQEMILVCDAYRKDLQHPNEFLRGSTLRFLCKLKEPELLEPLMPAIRACLEHRHSYVRRNAVLAIFTIYKNFEWLVPDGPELIANFLDSQQDMSCKRNAFLMLLHADQERALNYLASCLDQVTNFGDILQLVIVELIYKVCHANPSERSRFIRCIYNLLNSSSNAVRYEAAGTLVTLSTAPTAIKAAVSCYIELIIKESDNNVKLIVLDRLIALKENDHIERVMQELVMDILRVLSATDIEVRRKTLTLAMELVSSRNIEEMVLVLKKEVSKTHNVEHEDTGKYRQLLVRTLHACSIKFPDVAGTVIPVLIEFLSDTNELAATDVLIFVREAIEKFTELRPLIIEKLIEAFPAIKSAKIHRAALWILGEYASTNNDILEVFEVLKQTLGEVPIVEAEQKKLLGEQDETENKENSANNQVNQATKVTSDGTYATQSAFSVSVTAKKEQRPPLRQYLMDGDFFIGATIATTVTKLALKFVELENNVQKANRVTTTAMLIMSAILHLGKSGLPTKAITNDDTDRIFFCLKTLSHRSPEMVHIFRTACRDALANMLKAHHDEEEQTQKSKSKKTVKVQPDDPITFAQLSNGRDNQLGENVFESSLNQALAGTKGTSMSDVLTHSSNLNKVTQLTGFSDPVYAEAYVHVNQYDIVLDVLVVNQTNDTLQNCTLELATVGDLKLVERPQPVVLAPLDFCNIKATVKVSSTENGIIFGNIVYDTTNSSNVVILNSIHIDIMDYILPATCTDTEFRSMWIEFEWENKVSVNTSIQDLHEYLKFILKSTNMKCLTPEKALVGDCGFMAANLYARSIFGEDALANLSIEKPFDKPDAPVTGHIRIRAKSQGMALSLGDKINNTQKMLQEKK; encoded by the exons atgaCTTCAATAACGGAACAACCGTGCTACACAATCCTCAACGTACAGGATTCGGAGCCCTACAATGAACTACagatcaaacaaaatttag aaAAGGGCGAAGTAAATGTCAAAATCGACACTTTGAAGCGCGTTATTCAATTAATGTTGAATGGCGAAAAATTACCGGGGCTCCTGATGACCATTATTCGCTTCGTGCTGCCCTTACAGAATCACACCATCAAGAAATTGCTGCTTGTTTATTGGGAAATTGTCCCGAAAACCTCGGCGGATGGCAAATTATTGCAGGAAATGATTCTCGTGTGCGACGCATATCGCAAGGACCTCCAACATCCGAACGAATTTTTGCGCGGATCCACTTTGCGCTTCTTATGCAAGCTCAAAGAGCCGGAATTGCTTGAGCCGTTAATGCCCGCGATCCGTGCTTGCCTCGAACATCGTCATTCTTATGTGCGACGCAATGCGGTTCTCGCCATTTTTACGATTTACAAGAATTTCGAGTGGCTCGTGCCGGATGGGCCTGAATTAATTGCCAATTTTTTGGATTCGCAGCAGGATATGTCGTGCAAGCGAAATGCCTTTTTGATGTTGCTGCATGCGGATCAAGAGCGGGCGTTGAATTACTTGGCTTCATGTTTGGATCAAGTCACGAATTTCGGGGATATTTTGCAATTGGTCATCGTGGAGCTCATTTACAAAGTTTGTCATGCCAACCCGTCGGAAAGATCGCGTTTTATTCGTTGCATTTACAATTTACTCAATTCCTCGTCGAATGCGGTGCGTTATGAGGCAGCAGGGACCTTGGTTACTCTTTCGACGGCACCTACAGCGATAAAAGCGGCAGTCAGCTGTTACATCGAACTGATTATCAAGGAATCGGACAACAATGTGAAGCTCATTGTGCTTGACCGACTCATCGCGTTGAAGGAAAATGACCATATTGAGCGCGTTATGCAAGAACTCGTGATGGATATTTTGCGAGTTTTGTCCGCAACGGACATTGAAGTGCGTCGGAAGACCCTAACACTCGCCATGGAGCTTGTTTCATCGCGAAATATCGAAGAAATGGTCCTTGTACTCAAAAAAGAGGTGTCTAAAACGCATAACGTCGAACACGAAGACACCGGAAAGTACCGACAACTCTTGGTCCGTACCTTGCATGCatgttcaattaaatttcctgATGTCGCAGGCACCGTTATCCCGGTTCTCATCGAATTTTTGTCCGACACAAATGAACTTGCCGCCACTGACGTGTTGATTTTCGTGCGAGAAGCCATCGAAAAGTTCACAGAACTGCGTCCTTTGATAATTGAGAAGCTAATTGAAGCTTTTCCAGCGATAAAATCCGCTAAAATTCATCGTGCTGCCCTCTGGATCCTCGGGGAATACGCAAGCACCAACAATGACATCCTCGAGGTGTTCGAAGTGCTTAAACAAACGCTCGGAGAAGTCCCCATTGTGGAAGCGGAGCAGAAAAAACTGCTTGGCGAGCAAGATGAGAccgaaaataaggaaaattcgGCGAATAATCAAGTGAATCAAGCGACAAAAGTGACATCTGACGGCACATATGCCACACAAAGTGCATTTTCCGTAAGTGTAACGGCGAAAAAGGAGCAACGTCCGCCCCTGAGGCAATATTTGATGGATGGCGATTTCTTCATTGGCGCTACAATTGCGACAACTGTCACGAAATTGGCACTGAAATTCGTGGAATTGGAAAATAATGTGCAAAAAGCGAATCGTGTGACAACAACTGCCATGCTGATCATGAGTGCGATCCTCCATTTGGGCAAATCGGGGCTTCCAACGAAGGCAATTACGAATGACGACACAGACAGGATCTTCTTTTGCCTGAAAACGCTGAGTCATCGTTCGCCGGAGATGGTTCACATTTTCCGTACGGCATGCCGAGATGCGTTGGCGAACATGCTCAAGGCACATCACGACGAAGAAGAGCAAACGCAAAAGTCGAAATCGAAGAAAACGGTGAAAGTTCAACCGGATGACCCGATTACGTTTGCCCAGCTCTCGAATGGGCGCGATAATCAGCTGGGCGAGAACGTTTTCGAGTCAAGTTTGAATCAAGCGTTGGCGGGAACAAAAGGCACGAGTATGTCGGATGTCTTGACGCACTCGAGTAACTTGAATAAAGTCACGCAACTCACGGGATTTTCGGATCCGGTGTATGCCGAGGCCTATGTGCATGTCAACCAGTATGATATTGTCTTGGATGTGCTGGTTGTTAATCaaacaa atgacACCCTTCAGAATTGCACCTTGGAACTCGCAACTGTGGGTGACTTGAAGCTGGTTGAAAGACCACAACCTGTTGTATTAGCTCCTTTAGATTTTTGTAACATTAAAGCTACTGTTAAAGTGTCCTCGACCGAAAATGGAATTATTTTCGGCAAtattg tatatgACACAACAAACTCTTCCAACGTCGTTATCTTAAACTCCATTCACATCGACATCATGGACTACATTTTGCCCGCAACATGCACCGATACCGAATTCCGCTCGATGTGGATCGAGTTCGAGTGGGAGAACAAAGTTTCCGTCAACACATCCATTCAGGACTTGCACGAATATCTGAAATTCATCCTGAAATCGACAAATATGAAGTGCTTGACCCCGGAGAAGGCGCTCGTGGGCGATTGTGGCTTCATGGCGGCAAATTTGTACGCAAGATCGATCTTTGGCGAAGATGCGCTCGCCAATTTGAGCATAGAAAAGCCTTTCGACAAACCCGATGCTCCCGTCACGGGTCACATTCGGATTCGGGCAAAGAGtcaa ggaatGGCTCTTAGCTTAggagacaaaataaataatacgcAAAAAATGCTGCAAGAGAAAAAGTAG
- the LOC134834041 gene encoding putative ATP-dependent RNA helicase TDRD12, whose protein sequence is MTSSKYILSWYINPHLFWIRPIESSDQFTRFELEFENFYKRHNLASASFVPSIGEVVAYHDRLHNKWYRATIEHCLNGNSFIVWLNDYGWPVLAYKRTIRRLEPQFMAIPFEKVLKVGISNVIPAKLEYNFETRTSFKVKIDSWHETAVKGIKDLLEAADTIEFKKKCHAGDHNFGGIRIKTVSGNKIDVFKSLGESPFAKISQGTAEFRAEMRQLTTTDVLRCKKILDEHPQVMSPVRNLRNQEVFLGYRNDSDTESVPTRQNSQVLVQMPREVPQLVQRSQERPRTVRNVAENHQIPRERRDFMINLPQRDVSRTIPANRKFEYEIAERDDSENLEIRSVEENSGPSQSLLDTESKNNSQDLDETEEESSKNLRPCLPFETNHAKKSEIHFFGQNSDSDSNKNSFFKKIDQSQLPDTFSKLKERVQKREEERKNGKLLQKNDSLKAKFSFRPADYDQVIAQEQRSKKFAAERPYFTHTRRNFTKKDKNIAVQPRVQVKNLVLESLDRQMMERQQVFTALTTSDDTTTQCTDDLVPDNSENPIGEVEKKVEKNSHLLDCSVVLAHGYQQWKAVKTYLEVPFRPEIMKKVKASYIRTETRPIQAHSWPHILHEKSAFLISRAGSGKTKTLIPAICTNVINLFNDELIPETFGPVAIILTPSAESVSQIVRDLDFCLSYWREKTRKNSIEDRILVTESYGKASQDMTKGQLLGGTAILVTTPAALERWTNKWKMEGMPLFNRKRLKLFAVDDFDQMLQRHGETVCELIETFCDPKNYEENDEAPQLLVTSAQWENQLLKYFRYGRAPALFIANYIEACIYGRTQFRLNFVKNDSKMDFVTKFLEDDVYKAKRSVIICSKDEEIDSISTHLTSLGIKHVAFGAHSVESERNEGLTWYQSLQNEEYSVLICSDNVLGDLGSMRNVERLLHFSLADTWTTLSFRFTVFFDVFHDFVKQPKLPDAFDATFSHFLVDETSSHTLPKLVDFLSRMPNMKIPDEVQLIARNMLTLHEKEKASLNLCPFFLQYGIKLDQCVRRSCTGRHALSKQDAPTSRMPFEKLDLKMKITFVHNPIHFSGQILAYRHPTYPEWKLWQGENQLAAEADLNLNLQMYYAQEENQIKHFPVEKGDICVMEDLAYFHRCQVLQISKPTTSLAMPLHVVRRIDTGEIVKTRNLFVIPQHFREIPPRAIDIHFLGVVPYDGDTFWCRTSRAKIEKIIADFNKKSDKDFYVEANVEFRVENNIWTKKMTLCEPIVGDQYQRTYLYKSLLKENLAEKTEEFPQLEVLTFMARNLGFIEEEKDENDEKIEVLEPVEEIASPEIPKIEEKRTEEAKIEVRATWDYISQDSLHPIRIDFMDDLQFFSLIRADRIKKLDELNILIDNFQKSEKCEVISKPERGQNCLIPIDDGLTRGRIVDFGTDDQGDFVLVFSCDIGRTNKYDFDEIFTTTKEIVEFMSFCAIKGSFAGVEPLDGDSYDEETALKIWNLVDEAQKSGILYAKVVSLKENLEWLPGIYCYDLLLVAKNDKNERFLNHEIVETLKLAKWDLKSGGMIQKMKPQDLEEAKDDTDEVEEWENAVGTYKHEPEKPAENVPIDQEIQKTLETLGIDLKNKNLLEFYAMMGASPIEIAAIKHLTNAKSDSSTCSSIGNVEKRKISVPAIKENEAKKLEIPKIEEKPEDEPSNDDFLSYEYPPASLIWEETNDIVILSFPNVGENPDYHLEITKNRLIFVLWPESSEEFTEPKITIINFYGHVIPELVSHNVRGLNIIVRLPKRVSGYIWRQLQKEDEKFPHIRYNLDNYKPLEEEFVEVIHEEKDTESEIGDEFHDSNDEAFEETDYESDDLMNE, encoded by the exons ATGACGAGCTCAAAGTACATCCTCTCGTGGTACATTAACCCACATTTGTTCTGGATTCGACCGATTGAGTCGTCGGATCAGTTCACAAGATTCGAATtggagtttgaaaatttttacaaaaggcATAATTTGGCATCTGCGAGCTTTGTGCCTTCAATTGGAgag gtcgTTGCTTACCACGATCGCCTTCATAACAAATGGTATCGCGCCACAATCGAGCATTGCTTAAACGGAAATTCTTTTATCGTGTGGCTTAACGATTACGGATGGCCCGTTTTAGCCTACAAACGTACAATTCGTCGCTTGGAGCCTCAATTCATGGCAATTCCCTTCGAAAAAGTCCTCAAAGTCGGAATTTCCAACGTTATTCCCGCCAAATTGGAGTACAACTTTGAAACTCGCACCTCTTTCAAGGTAAAAATCGATTCTTGGCACGAAACTGCCGTCAAAGGCATCAAAGATTTGCTGGAAGCTGCTGACACGATCGAGTTTAAGAAGAAATGTCACGCTGGCGATCACAATTTTGGCGGGATTCGCATCAAAACCGTGTCTGGAAACAAAATTGACGTCTTCAAATCGTTGGGAGAGTCGCCATTTGCTAAAATTAGTCAAGGAACGGCTGAATTTCGGGCAGAAATGCGACAATTAACGACCACAGATGTGTTACGATGCAAGAAAATATTGGATGAACACCCGCAGGTCATGTCTCCGGTTCGAAATTTGAGAAATCAGGAAGTTTTTTTAGGTTATAGGAACGACAGTGACACAGAATCTGTACCGACAAGACAAAATTCGCAAGTTTTAGTGCAAATGCCTCGAGAAGTGCCTCAATTGGTCCAAAGATCGCAGGAAAGACCTCGAACAGTCAGAAATGTTgctgaaaatcatcaaattcctCGAGAAAGACGAGATTTCATGATAAATTTGCCACAACGAGACGTTTCAAGAACAATTCCAGCCAATAGAAAGTTTGAATATGAAATCGCAGAACGAGATGATtctgaaaatcttgaaattcgCTCCGTAGAAGAAAATTCCGGACCATCACAGAGCCTTCTTGACAccgaaagtaaaaataattcgcaAGATCTTGACGAGACAGAAGAGGAATCTTCAAAAAACCTTCGTCCTTGCTTGCCTTTCGAGACAAACCATGCAAAAAAGAgtgaaattcacttttttggacaaaactccGACTCAGATTCCAATaagaattcatttttcaagaaaattgatCAGTCTCAGTTGCCAGATAccttctcaaaattaaaagaacgcgttcaaaaaagagaagaagaacgcaaaaatggaaaattactgCAGAAAAACGATTCCCTGAAAGCCAAATTTAGTTTTCGTCCCGCAGATTACGATCAAGTCATCGCTCAAGAGCAACGTTCGAAGAAATTTGCCGCTGAAAGACCTTATTTCACACACACTCGTcgaaatttcacgaaaaaagacaaaaacatcgCCGTTCAGCCGCGAGTTCAAGTCAAAAACCTCGTTTTGGAGTCCCTCGATCGACAGATGATGGAACGTCAGCAAGTTTTTACAGCGTTAACTACTTCCGATGACACAACGACGCAATGTACGGACGATTTGGTGCCCGATAACAGTGAAAATCCTATTGGAGAAGTTGAGAAGAAAGTtgaaaa aaattcaCATTTATTGGACTGCAGTGTTGTCTTGGCGCACGGATATCAGCAATGGAAAGCCGTCAAAACCTATCTTGAAGTTCCTTTTCGGCcggaaatcatgaaaaaagtgaaagcaAGTTACATTCGTACAGAAACGAGACCGATTCAAGCTCATAGTTGGCCTcatattttgcatgaaaagtcAGCTTTTCTCATAAGTCGTGCGGGCAGCGGAAAAACGAAGACTTTGATACCGGCGATTTGCACAAATGTTATC aatctCTTCAACGACGAATTAATTCCCGAAACCTTTGGACCCGTGGCGATCATTCTCACCCCCTCCGCTGAAAGCGTTTCACAAATCGTTCGCGATCTGGACTTCTGCTTGTCATACTGGCGCGAAAAAACCCGCAAAAACAGCATCGAAGATCGAATTCTCGTCACCGAATCTTACGGAAAAGCATCGCAAGACATGACAAAAGGTCAACTTCTCGGCGGAACAGCAATTTTAGTCACAACCCCCGCCGCTCTCGAACGTTGGACCAACAAATGGAAAATGGAAGGGATGCCACTTTTCAACCGAAAACGCTTAAAATTGTTCGCTGTCGATGATTTTGATCAAATGTTGCAACGGCATGGCGAAACCGTGTGCGAACTCATCGAAACGTTCTGCGATCCCAAAAATTACGAAGAAAATGACGAGGCGCCACAACTTTTAGTGACATCCGCTCAATGGGAGAATCAGCTATTGAAATATTTCCGCTATGGACGAGCTCCGGCGTTATTTATTGCGAATTATATCGAGGCTTGTATCTACGGAAGGACTCAATTTCGTttgaatttcgtcaaaaacgACTCTAAAATGGATTTTGTAACGAAGTTTTTGGAAGATGACGTCTACAAAGCGAAGCGATCTGTCATAATTTGCAGCAAAGACGAGGAAATTGACTCGATTTCGACGCATTTGACGAGTTTAGGCATCAAACATGTCGCATTCGGAGCTCATTCGGTCGAAAGTGAACGCAATGAGGGTCTTACGTGGTACCAATCACTCCAAAATGAGGAATATTCCGTACTGATATGCTCCGATAACGTTCTTGGCGACTTGGGATCCATGCGAAATGTCGAAAGGCTCTTGCATTTCTCGCTCGCTGACACTTGGACCACTTTATCTTTCCGTTTTACGGTATTTTTCGACGTTTTTCATGACTTTGTGAAACAACCAAAGCTGCCAGATGCGTTTGACGCGacattttctcactttttggTCGACGAAACGAGTTCGCATACACTTCCGAAGCTCGTTGACTTCCTAAGTCGCATGCCAAACATGAAAATTCCCGATGAAGTGCAGCTTATCGCACGAAATATGCTGACGTTGCACGAAAAAGAGAAGGCATCGCTCAATTTATGTCCATTTTTCTTGCAATATGGCATAAAATTGGACCAATGTGTTCGGAGAAGTTGCACGGGGCGTCATGCGTTGTCGAAACAAGATGCTCCAACGAGCCGGATGCCCTTTGAAAAGTTGGATTTAAAGATGAAAATCACTTTTGTTCATAATCCGATACATTTTTCGGGGCAAATATTGGCTTATCGTCATCCAACGTACCCGGAATGGAAATTGTGGCAAGGCGAGAACCAATTGGCGGCAGAAGCGGACCTTAATTTGAACTTGCAGATGTATTATGCACAAGAAGAGAACCAAATTAAGCATTTTCCTGTGGaaaaag gtgacATTTGCGTCATGGAAGACCTCGCCTACTTCCATCGCTGCCAAGTCCTCCAAATCTCCAAGCCAACTACATCTTTAGCGATGCCTCTTCATGTTGTACGTCGCATCGACACCGGCGAAATCGTGAAAACTCGAAATTTGTTCGTCATCCCGCAACATTTCCGCGAAATTCCTCCCCGAGCCATAGATATTCACTTCCTTGGCGTCGTCCCATACGACGGAGATACCTTCTGGTGTCGCACATCACGCgccaaaatcgaaaaaatcatCGCCGACTTCAATAAAAAGTCGGATAAAGACTTTTATGTCGAAGCAAATGTCGAATTCCGAGTCGAAAACAACATTTggacgaaaaaaatgacgttATGCGAGCCAATTGTGGGAGATCAGTATCAAAGAACGTACCTGTACAAGAGTTTGTTGAAGGAAAATCTCGCGGAAAAGACCGAAGAGTTCCCGCAACTTGAAGTTTTGACATTTATGGCTCGAAATTTGGGATTTATTGAGGAGGAAAAGgacgaaaatgatgaaaaaatcgaaGTTTTAGAGCCTGTTGAGGAAATTGCAAGTCCTGAAATaccaaaaatcgaagaaaaaaggactgaagaagcaaaaattgaagttcGCGCAACTTGGGATTACATTTCTCAGGACTCGTTGCACCCAATTCGCATCGATTTCATGGATGACTTGCAATTTTTCAGCCTTATTCGTGCAGatcgcatcaaaaaattagacgAACTCAACATTCTCAtcgataattttcaaaaaagtgaaaaatgtgaaGTAATTTCTAAGCCAGAACGAGGTCAAAATTGCCTCATTCCCATCGACGATGGCTTAACACGAGGTCGAATTGTCGATTTTGGCACCGACGATCAAGGAGACTTTGTGCTTGTCTTCAGTTGTGACATTGGGCGCACCAATAAATacgattttgatgaaattttcacgaCAACGAaggaaattgttgaatttatgTCGTTTTGTGCCATTAAAGGGTCATTTGCAGGCGTTGAACCGCTCGATGGAGACTCGTATGACGAAGAAACTGCCTTGAAAATCTGGAATTTGGTCGACGAGGCACAAAAATCAGGAATTTTATATGCCAAAGTCGTGTCCTTGAAGGAAAATCTCGAATGGCTCCCCGGAATTTACTGTTACGATCTCTTACTTGTcgcgaaaaatgacaaaaatgaaagatttttgaacCACGAGATCGTCGAAACACTCAAATTGGCGAAATGGGACTTGAAATCCGGCGGCATGATCCAAAAAATGAAGCCACAAGACCTGGAAGAGGCAAAAGATGACACCGACGAGGTCGAAGAATGGGAAAATGCAGTTGGAACGTACAAACATGAGCCCGAGAAGCCCGCGGAAAATGTCCCAATCGATCaggaaatacaaaaaacgCTTGAAACGCTCGGAATTGACCTCAAAAATAAGAATCTCTTGGAATTTTATGCCATGATGGGGGCAAGCCCGATTGAAATTGCCGCAATTAAGCATTTAACGAACGCCAAATCAGACTCAAGTACTTGTTCCTCGATTGGAAATgtcgaaaaaaggaaaatttcagTTCCTGCAATCAAAGAAAATGAAGCCAAAAAGCTCGaaataccaaaaattgaagaaaaacccGAAGATGAACCTTCTAATGATGACTTTTTATCCTATGAATACCCTCCAGCGTCACTAATTTGGGAAGAAACCAACGACATTGTCATCCTTTCGTTCCCCAACGTGGGCGAAAATCCCGATTATCATCTCGAAATCACCAAAAATCGCTTAATTTTCGTCCTTTGGCCTGAATCAAGCGAAGAATTCACTGAACCAAAAATTacaatcatcaatttttacggGCATGTTATCCCGGAGCTCGTTTCGCACAACGTTCGTGGTCTGAATATCATCGTTCGGCTCCCAAAACGCGTTTCTGGCTACATTTGGCGACAATTGCAGAAGGAAGATGAGAAATTTCCGCACATTCGGTATAATTTGGACAATTACAAGCCACTTGAAGAGGAATTTGTGGAGGTAATTCACGAGGAAAAGGACACAGAATCGGAAATTGGAGACGAATTTCATGACTCGAATGATGAAGCCTTTGAGGAAACAGATTATGAATCTGATGACttgatgaatgaataa